Sequence from the Herbaspirillum sp. meg3 genome:
GTCGCCACCAATCTCACCAAAAGTAATTGTGATAGCGCCGCCATCGGCAATCGTAATGTCCTTAACGTTCTTTATTTCGTTAGACGGCGTGAATTTGTAACCGGTAGCAGCCTGATTAAAAGCAGTGCCGCCCTTGGCGACTATCGTTTCAGACACAGCCATTTTTGCCGGCGCAGCCAGATTAATACCTTCGGCGACCTTGGCACGAATCAGATAATCACGATATTGCGGAATAGCGACCATCGCCAGAACGCCGACAATGGCGATGACGATCATCAATTCGATCAGGGTGAAACCGGTTTGTGTATAGCGTGCGGACCGTGATGCTTGCATATTGTTTTCCTATTACAAAAAATCGATTTTTCAGAAGCGCCGCTTCGTCATTCCGCGATGATTACGTGATCATTACTCGATTGTGGTTCGACGATGATTCGATGACTGATATTTTCTCTCTGGCAACGCTTTCTCCCAGATCGATGATATTCGCCAACGCGACTTTTGTGAACATTTATATAACGAGGGACGAAGCCGATTCATCTTGAGCGACCTCACCCTCGCAGCTTGAAAGTCGCGTCAATGCCCTTCTTTCGCATTCTTGCGAGCCAGCCAGCTGCCGACAATCACGACACCGATGGCGCCGACGATACCAGGCAAACTTAAGTGCAATTGCAACCCCGGCACGACAAACTCGTGGTGCGGCAAAGTGCTTTGCACCCAGCCGCGAATGGCGACGTCTGAAATAATCATGCCGCCCGCCAGGTAACCAAGCAAGGCCGCGCCCAGTGTGATGATCAGTGGCGCTTTTTCCATCAGCTTGAGCACCAGCGTGCTACCCCAGACAATGATGGGAATGCTGACAAGGATACCAAACACCACCAGCAGCAATTGATGCTCCCCGGCGGCCTGCTCAGCTGCACTCGCAATGGCGATGACATTATCCAGACTCATCACCAGATCCGCCACGATGATGGTTTTGATCGCCGCGAGCAATTTATCACTGCCACTGATTTCGCCGTGACCGTCGTCGTCACTCAGCAACTTGGTACCAATCCAGAACAGCAACACGCCGCCGATCAGCTTGATATACGGCATCTGCAGCAAACTCACCGCGAACGCGATCAAAGCGATGCGAATCGCAATGGCGCCGAATGTACCCCACAGAATGCCGCGAAAACGCAAGTTGCTTGGCAAATTGCGGCATGCCAGGGCGATCACGATGGCGTTATCGCCACCGAGCAAAATATCAATCAGGATGATCTGGCCGACTGCAAACCAGTTCAATTCCATTAAAAAATCCATTAACCGTTCCCCCATCATCGTGTTTGGACATGAAAACAATATGGGGAGCCGGAGCTCCCCATATTGTTATGTCACCGGTCAGGCCGGGAAGTTCTGCCGATACTGCAACAACTGCGACAAATCAATCCAGCCTGCCGTTTACTTGCATCTTTGCTTGCTATTGCAGCAAATGAATTACAGAACCGACTTCAGCAGACGAGCCATTTCCGAAGGATTGCGTGTTGCCTTGATGCCGCATTCTTCCATGATCGCCAGCTTGGCTTCAGCAGTGTCAGCACCGCCGGAGATCAGCGCGCCGGCGTGGCCCATGCGCTTACCTGGAGGCGCAGTCACACCGGCGATAAAGCCGATGACTGGTTTCTTCATGTTTTCCTTGACCCAGTACGAAGCGTTGGCTTCGTCAGGACCGCCGATTTCACCGATCATGATGACGGCGTCGGTGTCTGGATCATCATTGAATGCCTTCATGATGTCGATGTGCTTCAGACCGTTGATCGGATCGCCGCCGATACCAACTGCGGACGATTGACCCAGACCCAGTGCGGTCAGTTGACCGACGGCTTCGTATGTCAGTGTGCCCGAACGCGAAACCACGCCGATACGGCCCTTTTTGTGGATGTGGCCTGGCATGATGCCGATCTTGATTTCGTCTGGTGTGATCAGACCTGGGCAGTTAGGACCCAGCAGCAATGTCTTGCTGCCTGCTTTTGCCATGCGGTTTTTCAACTCCAGCATGTCGCGGACAGGGATGCCTTCAGTAATACAGATCGCCAGATCCAGATCGGCTTCAACAGCTTCCCAGATTGCAGCGGCTGCGCCTGCCGGTGGAACGTAGATCACGGAAACGGTTGCGCCGGTTGCCTTCTTGGCTTCGGAAACATTCGCGAAAATTGGAATGCCTTCGAAATCTTCACCAGCCTTTTTCGGGTTCACGCCTGCAACGAATGCGTTCTTGCCGTTCGCGTAGTCGCGGCACATGCGTGTGTGAAATTGACCGGTTTTGCCGGTGATACCTTGGGTGATGACTTTGGTGTCTTTATTGATCAGAATCGACATAGCTATTCCTTGTCCTATTATTTACCGTTGGCTGCAGCAACAACTTTTTGCGCAGCTTCTTCCATGCTGTCTGCCGAAATGATTGGCAGGCCGGAGTCGGCCAACAGCTTCTTGCCGATTTCTTCGTTGGTGCCCTTCATGCGCACGACCAGTGGCACTTTCAGGGAAACAGCCTTGGACGCAGCGATCACGCCTTCGGCGATCACGTCACAGCGCATGATGCCGCCGAAAATGTTGACCAGGATGGCTTTCAGTTCTGGGTTCTTCAGCATGATCTTGAATGCTTCGGTAACCTTTTCTGTTGTTGCGCCACCGCCGACGTCCAGGAAGTTGGCAGGTTCGCCGCCAAACAGCTTGATGGTGTCCATGGTTGCCATTGCCAGACCAGCGCCGTTGACCAGGCAGCCGATGTTGCCGTCGAGGGAGATGTAAGCCAGATCGAACTTCGAAGCTTCGACTTCAGCTGGATCTTCTTCGTCCAGATCGCGGTAAGCGACGATTTCCGGATGACGGAACAGTGCGTTGGAGTCGAAGTTGAACTTCGCGTCCAGAGCGATGACCTTGCCGTCGCCGGTCAGGATCAGTGGATTGATTTCGGCCAGCGATGCATCGGTTTCCCAGTATGCCTTGTACAGACCTTGCAGTTGCTTACGTGCATCAACCACGGAAGCGGCTGGAACGCCGATCTTGGTTGCGATGCTGTCAGCATCAGCGTCAGTCAGACCGGTCGATGGATCGATAGCGATCTGATGAATCAGTTCTGGGTGGCTTTCTGCCACTTCTTCGATGTCCATGCCGCCTTCGCTGGATGCCATCAGGACCACACGTTGGCTAACGCGATCGGTAACCATCGAAACGTACAGTTCTTTCTTGATATCTGCGCCTTCTTCGATCAGCAGGCGACGCACCTTTTGGCCTTCCGGGCCGGTTTGGTGAGTGATCAGCTGCATGCCGAGGATCTGGTTGGCGTATTCCTTGACTTGCTCCAGGGACTTGGCAACTTTAACGCCGCCGCCCTTGCCGCGGCCACCCGCGTGGATTTGCGCCTTGACGACCCACACCGGACCGCCCAGCGTTTCAGCTGCCTTGACAGCATCTTCGACGGATTGGCACGGAATGCCGCGTGGAACGGTCACGCCGAATTGGCGGAGGATTTCTTTGCCCTGATACTCATGGATTTTCATGGGAGCTTCCCTTTAAGACACTATTAAATAAAACTTACTGGATTGAAATCCGGCTGGCGGCAAAACCGCGCGGCGCGAATGGAGGCAAGAATCCGCGATGGCGCGGCCCAACCGAACGGGGACACGCTATAGCCAAACGGCCTCGCGGATTGCTTAGTAGAAGGTACAGACAGTGCGTTGGGCATAGAGAATGCCATTTGATCAACATTAATCGTTGTCGCATTGCGTGTCGTCATCGCAAAGATTGCCATGACAGCCGCTAATGCGGCGCAGCAAAAACCCGGAGATTTTAGCACAGCTCGGCCCGGCTAGGCAGCAGGATCAGCCACTACCGAGTATTTTGCCGTGGTTAATACGAGATAAAAGCAGAGGAAGAATCGCCGGGCCTCTTCAGGTTCTCAGCATCGTAGGTTTTCTTGCGGAGGCTCCTGGCGTTCTTTCTGGTGCCACTGGATGCTACGCCCCCCCTTGCCGCGCTATCGCGCGATGCCCCATCGGCACAGGCCATTAATCGTCGTCATGAGGCGCATCACTCCACGCCGTTTTGACCGCAGCCTGAATCGCCCGATGAGAAAACCCTCGCTGCTGGAGAAATCGCATGCACTTGGCACGTGCTTCAGCACTTTCCGGCGCTTCCGCATATTTGCGGCTCAGCACTTCACGCGCACGCTGCGTCTCGCCTTGTGCAAGTTCAAGCTTGGCGTCACCCAGCGTTTCACCGCTGATGCCGTGACTTTTCAGTTCGGACAAAATGCGATTATTGCCATAGCGACCGGCACGCCGATGCATCAACGATTCGGAAAAACGTTCTTGAGAGAGGAATTTGGATTCTTGAAGCCAGTTGAGCAAGGCTTCGATATCGTCGTCATCTTGCGCGTAAGGGGTTAGCTTACGCGCAAGTTCCAGACGACTATGCTCACGTGAAGAGAGATATTTGAGCGCTCGCGCCTTCAGGCTGAGCTGCGGCCTGGGCATCGGTTACACCGTCGCGATCGTTGCGACCGATAAGACTCGAGCGGGGTACAACGACATCAGGATTCTTCGGCAGCTACGTTCTTTGCAGAACCTTTGCCAGCCGGCGCCGGTGCTGATGTTGCAGTAGCCGCAGCACCGCCAGCACCAGCGGCCAATTCAGGGACGCCCAAAGAAGCACGTACCTTGTTTTCGATTTCACGCGCCAGTTCAGGACGCTCTTTCAGGTAATTGCGAGCATTGTCCTTACCCTGACCGATGCGTTCGCCGTTGTAGCTATACCAGGCGCCCGACTTTTCAACGATCTTGGCGTCGGAACCCAGATCGAGGATTTCACCTTCGCGCGATGTGCCTTCTCCATAAAGAATGTCGAAGTGCGCTTCGCGGAACGGTGGCGCCACTTTGTTTTTGACGACTTTGACCTTGGTTTCGCTACCAATGACTTCGTCGCCGGACTTGATCGAACCTGTACGGCGAATATCCAGACGAACCGATGCGTAGAACTTCAGCGCATTACCGCCTGTGGTCGTTTCCGGGTTGCCGAACATGACGCCGATCTTCATACGAATCTGATTAATGAAGATAACGGTGGTGTTGGTGCGGTTGATGCTGCCGGTCAGCTTGCGCAATGCTTGCGACATCAGGCGTGCCTGCAGGCCTGGCAGGGAGTCACCCATGTCGCCTTCGATTTCAGCACGTGGCGTCAGGGCTGCAACCGAGTCAATCACAATCAGATCAACACCGCCGGAGCGTACCAGCGCATCCGTGATTTCCAGCGCCTGTTCGCCCGTATCAGGTTGCGAAATCAGGAGATCGGACAGATTGACGCCCAATCGTTGGGCATACGTGACATCCAGCGCATGCTCTGCATCGATAAAGGCACAAGTTCCGCCGATTTTTTGCATTTCAGCAATAGCTTGCAGCGTCAAGGTAGTTTTACCGGACGATTCGGGACCGTAGATTTCGATCACACGACCACGTGGCAGACCGCCGACGCCCAGTGCAATGTCAAGACCGAGGGAGCCGGTCGAGACGACCTGAATTTCCTCGACGACAGCGCCATCTTCCATGCGCATGACCGAGCCCTTACCAAACTGCTTCTCGATTTGCGCCAGAGCAGCGGCTAGCGCCTTGCCCTTTTCAGAATTGCTGGCGTTAGTGGCTTTTTTATCGTCCATTGGGTTTTCTTTCAACGAAAGTGGTTCGTAGTGTTCAGTGCTTTTGCTTAGACAGCACTGTATAAAAAAACAGTTGTTTGTGCAAGCTCTTTTTCTGTTGTCGCGGATTCGCACTAAAACAACGGGATCCTTTACAGCGGGATCTATTGCGTTGCAACGAAACGAGTCAGCTGCATCTTATGTCTGTTAGTATCGGCCCCCCAATTATAGCGGCCTTGTCGCTGCGGCCTTGCTGCCCTTTTATTCCAAAAAAACAATTAAAAAGGACAAAACGACCCACCGCAATGAGGAAAACGGCGCCAGCCTCTATAATTTGAATAAATTGCGTTAAATACCCGTTTTTATTGGGGTATTTCTCGTATCTGATATACATTTCTAGCTAGTAATATTACGTTTTTTCGTATCTCCCTTATGACCCTGGTTCCATTCAGCCGTATCAGCAGCCTGCGTTCACTCATCATTGATGACATGCCCACCATGCGCCAAAATATTCGCATGCACTTGGGACAACTTGGCATCACAAAAGTCGACCAGGCCGGCACGCCCGATGAAGCGATCCGCTTCGTGGAGGCGGCTGCCTACGACCTGATCGTTTGCGACTACAACCTGAACAAGGAAACCAACGGTCAGCAGCTGCTCGAATTTTTCCGCACTCAACACATGCTGCCGCCGACCACCATGTTCATCATGGTGACGGCGGAAAGCGGCTATAACCTGGTCGCCAGCGCGGCGGAGTTCCAGCCCGACGCCTACATGCTCAAGCCGCTGACAGCCTCCAAGCTGGCTGAGCGTATTGACCGCCTGCTGGAAAAGCAAAACGCCCTGCTGCCAATCAATGAAAAGCTCAAGCGCAAGGATCAGGCCGGCGCCATCATCGAATGCGACAACGTACTGAAGGTCGCGCCAAAGTGGATTGTTGATATCCTCAAGACCAAGGGCAGCTTGCTGATCGAGTTGCGCCGCATCGAAGAAGCGCGCGCGGTCTATGCGCAAGCGCTGGAAATGCGTGACGATCTGGTCTGGGCCAAGGTTGGCATGGCGCGCTGCAATATCGTTGCCGGCCAGTTGGACGACGCCAAGGTATTGGTGCAAGACGTGCTGGCACAAAACTCCCAATACATCGAAGCCTACGATCTGCTGGCGCAAATCGAAGAAGCCCAAGGCAATCAGAGCGAAGCGCTGGATGCTTTGTCGCGCTCGTCAGAAATCATTCCCTCCGCACGCCGCAGCCGCCTGGTCGGCGACGCCGCTTATCGCGTAGGCGATCTGGAACAGGCCAAGGAAGCCTTCGACAGAGTCCTCAAGCACACCAAGGGTTCGCTGACGGCCCAACCGAGCGATCTGCTGACGCTGGCGCAGGTACACGTCGACACCGGCGACGCGGACGCAGCGCTGCAGCTGTTGTCGAGTGCACCGAAACGTTATGCCGAGTCCAAAATGTTCACCTCCGCGCAATCGGCGGTCGCTGCGCAGGCTCACTACCAACTGGGGGATACGATTTCCGCGGAGAGAGCGTTTGAAGCTGCCATGAACAGTGCCGGTGGCGTGCCCTCCGAAATGGCGACGCTGGCCCTGGCGCGCGCGGCGTTCGCAATTGGCCGTGACGATGAAGGCGCCGAACTGATTTCCAAGGCCGTCAAATCCGATCATGAAAACAAAACACTGCAGGCGCTGGCCCGCAAGGTACTGATCGACAGCGGCCGCGAAAGCATGGCCGACGAGCTGGTCGACGGCGCCGTCAAACAGTGCATGACCATCATCTCGGAAGCCAATGCCCTCATGCGCAGCGCCAAGCCGGACGAGTCGCTGGCCAAGCTGGAAGAAGCGTTGCACAGCATGCCGGAAAACACCGGCGTTCTGATGGCAGCCGCCCAGCTGCATCTGCTGTGGATGAGCCAGCGCGGCATCAATCAGGAATACGTCAAGCGCGTCAACCGTTACCTCAACACACTCGATCGTCTGATACCGGGGAACGACCGTGTCAGCAAGATGCATAAATTCTTACGCGAAGCGGTAGCAAAAGCCGCTCAGAAAAGCTGAACATGGATCCGAAACTAGCAGCGATCATTGTCCACGACATCAAAAACTCACTCGGCGTTCTCGAAGGCCAGCTGCGCGCACTGGCTGACGGCTCCAGCGACGAACGCACCGGCCAGGCGCACACAACCTGCCTGACATTGCAGGACAAACTGATCGGCTTTCTCACGCTGTACAAGGCGTCATCACAGGGCCTGACA
This genomic interval carries:
- the sucC gene encoding ADP-forming succinate--CoA ligase subunit beta — protein: MKIHEYQGKEILRQFGVTVPRGIPCQSVEDAVKAAETLGGPVWVVKAQIHAGGRGKGGGVKVAKSLEQVKEYANQILGMQLITHQTGPEGQKVRRLLIEEGADIKKELYVSMVTDRVSQRVVLMASSEGGMDIEEVAESHPELIHQIAIDPSTGLTDADADSIATKIGVPAASVVDARKQLQGLYKAYWETDASLAEINPLILTGDGKVIALDAKFNFDSNALFRHPEIVAYRDLDEEDPAEVEASKFDLAYISLDGNIGCLVNGAGLAMATMDTIKLFGGEPANFLDVGGGATTEKVTEAFKIMLKNPELKAILVNIFGGIMRCDVIAEGVIAASKAVSLKVPLVVRMKGTNEEIGKKLLADSGLPIISADSMEEAAQKVVAAANGK
- a CDS encoding TerC family protein — encoded protein: MDFLMELNWFAVGQIILIDILLGGDNAIVIALACRNLPSNLRFRGILWGTFGAIAIRIALIAFAVSLLQMPYIKLIGGVLLFWIGTKLLSDDDGHGEISGSDKLLAAIKTIIVADLVMSLDNVIAIASAAEQAAGEHQLLLVVFGILVSIPIIVWGSTLVLKLMEKAPLIITLGAALLGYLAGGMIISDVAIRGWVQSTLPHHEFVVPGLQLHLSLPGIVGAIGVVIVGSWLARKNAKEGH
- a CDS encoding pilin gives rise to the protein MQASRSARYTQTGFTLIELMIVIAIVGVLAMVAIPQYRDYLIRAKVAEGINLAAPAKMAVSETIVAKGGTAFNQAATGYKFTPSNEIKNVKDITIADGGAITITFGEIGGDGSNKTLKLVPSATNPSAITWLCQAAPTGAAATTPATPAGTPAVAPATSVATLPPQYAPENCRS
- a CDS encoding tetratricopeptide repeat-containing response regulator encodes the protein MTLVPFSRISSLRSLIIDDMPTMRQNIRMHLGQLGITKVDQAGTPDEAIRFVEAAAYDLIVCDYNLNKETNGQQLLEFFRTQHMLPPTTMFIMVTAESGYNLVASAAEFQPDAYMLKPLTASKLAERIDRLLEKQNALLPINEKLKRKDQAGAIIECDNVLKVAPKWIVDILKTKGSLLIELRRIEEARAVYAQALEMRDDLVWAKVGMARCNIVAGQLDDAKVLVQDVLAQNSQYIEAYDLLAQIEEAQGNQSEALDALSRSSEIIPSARRSRLVGDAAYRVGDLEQAKEAFDRVLKHTKGSLTAQPSDLLTLAQVHVDTGDADAALQLLSSAPKRYAESKMFTSAQSAVAAQAHYQLGDTISAERAFEAAMNSAGGVPSEMATLALARAAFAIGRDDEGAELISKAVKSDHENKTLQALARKVLIDSGRESMADELVDGAVKQCMTIISEANALMRSAKPDESLAKLEEALHSMPENTGVLMAAAQLHLLWMSQRGINQEYVKRVNRYLNTLDRLIPGNDRVSKMHKFLREAVAKAAQKS
- the recX gene encoding recombination regulator RecX, which codes for MPRPQLSLKARALKYLSSREHSRLELARKLTPYAQDDDDIEALLNWLQESKFLSQERFSESLMHRRAGRYGNNRILSELKSHGISGETLGDAKLELAQGETQRAREVLSRKYAEAPESAEARAKCMRFLQQRGFSHRAIQAAVKTAWSDAPHDDD
- the recA gene encoding recombinase RecA, with translation MDDKKATNASNSEKGKALAAALAQIEKQFGKGSVMRMEDGAVVEEIQVVSTGSLGLDIALGVGGLPRGRVIEIYGPESSGKTTLTLQAIAEMQKIGGTCAFIDAEHALDVTYAQRLGVNLSDLLISQPDTGEQALEITDALVRSGGVDLIVIDSVAALTPRAEIEGDMGDSLPGLQARLMSQALRKLTGSINRTNTTVIFINQIRMKIGVMFGNPETTTGGNALKFYASVRLDIRRTGSIKSGDEVIGSETKVKVVKNKVAPPFREAHFDILYGEGTSREGEILDLGSDAKIVEKSGAWYSYNGERIGQGKDNARNYLKERPELAREIENKVRASLGVPELAAGAGGAAATATSAPAPAGKGSAKNVAAEES
- the sucD gene encoding succinate--CoA ligase subunit alpha, with protein sequence MSILINKDTKVITQGITGKTGQFHTRMCRDYANGKNAFVAGVNPKKAGEDFEGIPIFANVSEAKKATGATVSVIYVPPAGAAAAIWEAVEADLDLAICITEGIPVRDMLELKNRMAKAGSKTLLLGPNCPGLITPDEIKIGIMPGHIHKKGRIGVVSRSGTLTYEAVGQLTALGLGQSSAVGIGGDPINGLKHIDIMKAFNDDPDTDAVIMIGEIGGPDEANASYWVKENMKKPVIGFIAGVTAPPGKRMGHAGALISGGADTAEAKLAIMEECGIKATRNPSEMARLLKSVL